A window of Palaemon carinicauda isolate YSFRI2023 chromosome 27, ASM3689809v2, whole genome shotgun sequence contains these coding sequences:
- the LOC137620524 gene encoding protein lingerer-like isoform X2: MRRSGPVGGGGVGGFSKPPPAPLTHGSSGRVRLHTPEVNGTLGKDRFGSPRERSPSLVGSLPLSPSHPSSREKSPNPASQDLHDCSMCLSAYIQSLNTVCGTACRLSQCLAQVSSENGLGDPYINAGQVTSNPAREAADAWEGVARAVGVASAAVKTQMLVLLQEVQSRPDISDTIRRQEINRVTQAMLSAFLGLQYQFSAVVIERFTGILQNLRDESQYASSQSQTGMLLNKSSNSGGPPHPTDLTQGSSQYPQSGQQPWVPGQQQQQQQQVTTGSMKNMQAVPLLESPGKEEKARSRHPSGGHSRHSSSAPGWSNTSSGVTGCPSSTSYSSNSNYGSSLSLSVNTLSPGSCYGLFPYMNGSSSGWPNDAISRRWSMGGPSTDGWERNSSLGPFTLIANRRWSVPEASEHDVNTQSESDTDFYGCGLQGDWNGTMGSSAASWGSRGGLHVPSRDSSVTRSPSHSRSVTPDPGRQPSFVSNEELQEVIDLLSLPIITDVIGSGITVGSVGGSGNGVGGGFSGFGAPGGGGSVVSGCGAGETSGNGSGNGGGGCSSGGGGGRGGASPVTFSPSHHSSLTQLFEEANKLQQKQQQQQQPASVQKKPLSTPNSQAQTQFLDQVTPPPAQQSPQPAPSGQHQQQLPSKSCSSSGHQIGEVVVEVSESDTQVSTPIWPPSGIAPEGITCERRNSSSLGRDAPNRASWPAASSLLWAGLDGFISEGESEEGGNVSPINLPQYRRHSTDITHLSFNSTSPLIAKTKSSDNITVGNELSGKCSCAEGNLQRLLFLNSILPAPAPPTPTSQYSLFSST; this comes from the exons ATGCGTCGCAGTGgccctgttgggggtgggggagtTGGGGGTTTCAGTAAACCCCCTCCAGCACCTCTTACTCATGGGAGCTCAGGTCGAGTACGGCTTCACACGCCGGAAGTAAATGGCACTCTTGGAAAGGATAGATTCGG TTCTCCCCGAGAGAGGTCTCCAAGTCTTGTTGGAAGTTTACCACTATCTCCATCTCATCCTAGTAGCAGAGAGAAATCCCCTAACCCAGCATCACAAGATCTCCATGACTGCTCCATGTGTTTATCTGCTTATATACAG TCTTTGAATACAGTTTGCGGAACAGCTTGCAGGCTGTCACAGTGCCTTGCACAAGTATCTTCTGAAAATGGTCTTGGGGATCCTTATATCAATGCTGGGCAAGTAACAAGTAACCCTGCACGGGAGGCAGCTGATGCATGGGAGGGTGTAGCCCGTGCTGTTGGTGTGGCGAGTGCTGCAGTCAAGACTCAGATGTTAGTGTTGTTACAAGAGGTTCAGTCTCGGCCAGATATTTCTGATACTATTAGGAGACAGGAAATTAATAGG GTAACTCAGGCAATGTTGTCAGCATTTTTAGGTTTGCAATACCAGTTTTCTGCAGTGGTCATTGAGAGGTTCACTGGAATCTTGCAAAACCTTAGAGATGAGAGCCAGTATGCCTCATCACAGTCACAGACTGGTATGTTGCTTAATAAATCATCAAATTCAGGGGGTCCTCCACATCCTACAGATCTGACACAGGGAAGCAGTCAGTATCCTCAGTCTGGTCAACAACCATGGGTACCtggacagcaacagcagcagcagcaacaggttACAACTGGTAGTATGAAAAATATGCAGGCAGTTCCTCTTTTAGAAAGTCCAGGGAAAGAAGAAAAAGCTCGAAGTCGTCACCCTTCTGGTGGTCATTCCCGACACTCATCATCTGCTCCTGGCTGGTCCAACACAAGCAGTGGTGTGACGGGTTGCCCAAGTAGCACAAGTTACAGTTCGAACTCAAATTATGGCTCTAGTCTCAGTTTAAGTGTAAACACCCTATCCCCAGGCTCATGTTATGGACTCTTCCCTTACATGAATGGTAGCTCTTCAGGATGGCCCAATGATGCAATATCACGACGTTGGTCCATGGGAGGGCCAAGTACTGATGGATGGGAAAGAAATTCTAGCTTGGGACCATTTACTTTGATTGCGAATAGACGATGGTCAGTACCAGAAGCAAGTGAACATGATGTGAATACACAGAGTGAGAGTGATACTGACTTCTATGGATGTGGATTGCAAGGGGACTGGAATGGTACCATGGGAAGCAGTGCAGCATCATGGGGTTCAAGAGGTGGTCTTCATGTGCCATCAAGGGACAGCAGTGTAACAAGAAGTCCAAGTCATAGCCGCTCTGTAACTCCAG ATCCTGGTAGACAACCATCATTTGTTAGTAATGAAGAACTTCAAGAAGTGATAGATCTTCTATCTCTTCCAATAATCACAGATGTTATTGGAAGTGGAATAACTGTTGGTAGTGTAGGTGGAAGTGGTAATGGAGTTGGAGGGGGTTTCAGTGGTTTTGGTGcaccaggaggaggaggaagtgttgTTAGTGGTTGTGGTGCTGGTGAAACATCAGGAAATGGAAGTGGAAATGGAGGAGGAGGTTGCTCCAGTGGTGGTGGTGGAGGGAGGGGAGGAGCCTCCCCCGTTACTTTTAGTCCAAGTCATCATTCATCTTTGACGCAGCTGTTTGAAGAAGCTAATAAGCTGCagcaaaaacagcagcagcagcagcaacctgCTTCTGTACAAAAGAAGCCATTAAGTACTCCAAATTCTCAGGCCCaaacccagttccttgatcaagttaCTCCACCACCAGCACAACAGTCACCTCAGCCTGCACCAAGTGGCCAACACCAGCAACAGCTTCCAAGTAAAAGCTGCTCATCGTCAGGTCATCAGATAGGTGAAGTTGTAGTCGAAGTTTCAGAGAGTGATACTCAAGTTAGTACGCCAATCTGGCCTCCATCTGGAATTGCCCCAG AAGGCATTACCTGTGAAAGAAGAAATAGTTCTAGCCTAGGCCGAGATGCTCCCAATCGGGCTTCCTGGCCTGCGGCTTCAAGTTTGTt GTGGGCTGGTTTAGATGGATTTATAAGTGAAGGAGAAAGTGAGGAAGGTGGGAATGTGTCTCCTATCAATTTACCACAGTACCGCCGTCACTCAACAGATATCACGCACTTATCATTCAACTCAACGTCTCCTCTTATAGCGAAAACCAAGAGCTCAGACAATATAACAGTA GGTAATGAATTATCAGGGAAATGCAGCTGTGCAGAAGGTAATCTACAGCGACTTCTCTTCCTGAATTCCATCCTCCCGGCGCCGGCGCCACCTACACCCACTTCTCAGTACTCACTCTTTAGTTCTACTTAG
- the LOC137620524 gene encoding uncharacterized protein isoform X1: MRRSGPVGGGGVGGFSKPPPAPLTHGSSGRVRLHTPEVNGTLGKDRFGSPRERSPSLVGSLPLSPSHPSSREKSPNPASQDLHDCSMCLSAYIQSLNTVCGTACRLSQCLAQVSSENGLGDPYINAGQVTSNPAREAADAWEGVARAVGVASAAVKTQMLVLLQEVQSRPDISDTIRRQEINRVTQAMLSAFLGLQYQFSAVVIERFTGILQNLRDESQYASSQSQTGMLLNKSSNSGGPPHPTDLTQGSSQYPQSGQQPWVPGQQQQQQQQVTTGSMKNMQAVPLLESPGKEEKARSRHPSGGHSRHSSSAPGWSNTSSGVTGCPSSTSYSSNSNYGSSLSLSVNTLSPGSCYGLFPYMNGSSSGWPNDAISRRWSMGGPSTDGWERNSSLGPFTLIANRRWSVPEASEHDVNTQSESDTDFYGCGLQGDWNGTMGSSAASWGSRGGLHVPSRDSSVTRSPSHSRSVTPDPGRQPSFVSNEELQEVIDLLSLPIITDVIGSGITVGSVGGSGNGVGGGFSGFGAPGGGGSVVSGCGAGETSGNGSGNGGGGCSSGGGGGRGGASPVTFSPSHHSSLTQLFEEANKLQQKQQQQQQPASVQKKPLSTPNSQAQTQFLDQVTPPPAQQSPQPAPSGQHQQQLPSKSCSSSGHQIGEVVVEVSESDTQVSTPIWPPSGIAPGVTLTECLSGEEKPSLPLWTEGITCERRNSSSLGRDAPNRASWPAASSLLWAGLDGFISEGESEEGGNVSPINLPQYRRHSTDITHLSFNSTSPLIAKTKSSDNITVGNELSGKCSCAEGNLQRLLFLNSILPAPAPPTPTSQYSLFSST, from the exons ATGCGTCGCAGTGgccctgttgggggtgggggagtTGGGGGTTTCAGTAAACCCCCTCCAGCACCTCTTACTCATGGGAGCTCAGGTCGAGTACGGCTTCACACGCCGGAAGTAAATGGCACTCTTGGAAAGGATAGATTCGG TTCTCCCCGAGAGAGGTCTCCAAGTCTTGTTGGAAGTTTACCACTATCTCCATCTCATCCTAGTAGCAGAGAGAAATCCCCTAACCCAGCATCACAAGATCTCCATGACTGCTCCATGTGTTTATCTGCTTATATACAG TCTTTGAATACAGTTTGCGGAACAGCTTGCAGGCTGTCACAGTGCCTTGCACAAGTATCTTCTGAAAATGGTCTTGGGGATCCTTATATCAATGCTGGGCAAGTAACAAGTAACCCTGCACGGGAGGCAGCTGATGCATGGGAGGGTGTAGCCCGTGCTGTTGGTGTGGCGAGTGCTGCAGTCAAGACTCAGATGTTAGTGTTGTTACAAGAGGTTCAGTCTCGGCCAGATATTTCTGATACTATTAGGAGACAGGAAATTAATAGG GTAACTCAGGCAATGTTGTCAGCATTTTTAGGTTTGCAATACCAGTTTTCTGCAGTGGTCATTGAGAGGTTCACTGGAATCTTGCAAAACCTTAGAGATGAGAGCCAGTATGCCTCATCACAGTCACAGACTGGTATGTTGCTTAATAAATCATCAAATTCAGGGGGTCCTCCACATCCTACAGATCTGACACAGGGAAGCAGTCAGTATCCTCAGTCTGGTCAACAACCATGGGTACCtggacagcaacagcagcagcagcaacaggttACAACTGGTAGTATGAAAAATATGCAGGCAGTTCCTCTTTTAGAAAGTCCAGGGAAAGAAGAAAAAGCTCGAAGTCGTCACCCTTCTGGTGGTCATTCCCGACACTCATCATCTGCTCCTGGCTGGTCCAACACAAGCAGTGGTGTGACGGGTTGCCCAAGTAGCACAAGTTACAGTTCGAACTCAAATTATGGCTCTAGTCTCAGTTTAAGTGTAAACACCCTATCCCCAGGCTCATGTTATGGACTCTTCCCTTACATGAATGGTAGCTCTTCAGGATGGCCCAATGATGCAATATCACGACGTTGGTCCATGGGAGGGCCAAGTACTGATGGATGGGAAAGAAATTCTAGCTTGGGACCATTTACTTTGATTGCGAATAGACGATGGTCAGTACCAGAAGCAAGTGAACATGATGTGAATACACAGAGTGAGAGTGATACTGACTTCTATGGATGTGGATTGCAAGGGGACTGGAATGGTACCATGGGAAGCAGTGCAGCATCATGGGGTTCAAGAGGTGGTCTTCATGTGCCATCAAGGGACAGCAGTGTAACAAGAAGTCCAAGTCATAGCCGCTCTGTAACTCCAG ATCCTGGTAGACAACCATCATTTGTTAGTAATGAAGAACTTCAAGAAGTGATAGATCTTCTATCTCTTCCAATAATCACAGATGTTATTGGAAGTGGAATAACTGTTGGTAGTGTAGGTGGAAGTGGTAATGGAGTTGGAGGGGGTTTCAGTGGTTTTGGTGcaccaggaggaggaggaagtgttgTTAGTGGTTGTGGTGCTGGTGAAACATCAGGAAATGGAAGTGGAAATGGAGGAGGAGGTTGCTCCAGTGGTGGTGGTGGAGGGAGGGGAGGAGCCTCCCCCGTTACTTTTAGTCCAAGTCATCATTCATCTTTGACGCAGCTGTTTGAAGAAGCTAATAAGCTGCagcaaaaacagcagcagcagcagcaacctgCTTCTGTACAAAAGAAGCCATTAAGTACTCCAAATTCTCAGGCCCaaacccagttccttgatcaagttaCTCCACCACCAGCACAACAGTCACCTCAGCCTGCACCAAGTGGCCAACACCAGCAACAGCTTCCAAGTAAAAGCTGCTCATCGTCAGGTCATCAGATAGGTGAAGTTGTAGTCGAAGTTTCAGAGAGTGATACTCAAGTTAGTACGCCAATCTGGCCTCCATCTGGAATTGCCCCAG GTGTAACGCTTACCGAGTGTTTGAGTGGAGAAGAAAAACCTTCATTGCCACTTTGGACAG AAGGCATTACCTGTGAAAGAAGAAATAGTTCTAGCCTAGGCCGAGATGCTCCCAATCGGGCTTCCTGGCCTGCGGCTTCAAGTTTGTt GTGGGCTGGTTTAGATGGATTTATAAGTGAAGGAGAAAGTGAGGAAGGTGGGAATGTGTCTCCTATCAATTTACCACAGTACCGCCGTCACTCAACAGATATCACGCACTTATCATTCAACTCAACGTCTCCTCTTATAGCGAAAACCAAGAGCTCAGACAATATAACAGTA GGTAATGAATTATCAGGGAAATGCAGCTGTGCAGAAGGTAATCTACAGCGACTTCTCTTCCTGAATTCCATCCTCCCGGCGCCGGCGCCACCTACACCCACTTCTCAGTACTCACTCTTTAGTTCTACTTAG